The Panthera tigris isolate Pti1 chromosome A1, P.tigris_Pti1_mat1.1, whole genome shotgun sequence region atgtgtatatgtatattccaGAGGAAGTGGAATGCAAATGTTTTTACGTAGGTAaagatttgtatttctgtgtttaatAGGCTCTTTTAGGTTACAGAATAAACACACTTGTGTTTCCACCCAGCCTGATtattgaaattctttttcttccattttggttGTACCTGCAACCCTGCCCAGCTTTATAAGGTGGACATTAAGTTGAAGATTTTGCTACAGAACTCCTTACTTCTAGGAACCGTTCCAATGAACAAAATACTTTATTTGTCacttgatacagtctttaaatgtttgggaggatctattttttaaaaaagtacataatttctttccttcaattATTCTTCTTATTTAACCAGCTTTTACTCACCACTGGCATTTTTTCATAGACACGGATAAAAGACAATCTATCTACAACAAAGCAAATATGAACAATTAATATTCTATCACttttaaatcaacttaaaaacatatatatagttGCTTCTGTACCTGAAGGATTTCcacaaatttttttcattttctcttctagaGAAACAATTTGCTTTTCTAATTGATCATTCAGTTCAAGTTGTGTCTCATAACGAACTTTCCATTCACCACCTGAgtgaaaaagaggggaaaatcaAGATCACTTTGCCACctctcatttattcattacaCCACCATTAATTGGCTCAATCTTACTGTACTTGACTTTGTTAGCAATATAGACGAACTAGagtggctaatttttttttactgttttaatttatttttgagagagaaagacagagcatgagcaggagaggggcagagagaggggagacacagaatctgaagcaggctccaggctctgagctgtcagcacacagctggatgcagggcttgaactcacaaaccatgagatcatgacctgagctgaagtcagacacttaaccaaatgagccacccaggtgcccctgattaaattacttaaaaaaaatattttacatccttCTTATAAACCTGAACTGCAATTCATAGATATTATAATCTACCAACACATCTAAGTCAATATAACAACTTAATTCTAATATAATATAAAGacaggtaatattttttttaagatttgggggttttcattttgtttattttttattatttttttaaccgtttctttaattttgagaaagagagcgcgcgagcaaggaaggggcagagagagagggagacacagaatctgaagcaggctccaggctctgagctgtcagctcagctTGAGCAGAGCTTGagcttgtgaaccacaagatcatgatctgagccaaagtcagacatttaaccaactgagccacccaggtgcccctagagtgaACTAATTTTTAAGTATGCATTTCTCTGTTATGTAGGATCTTTCAGATTGCAGACAGTAGATTCTCAGTCGGATTACCACCCAGCCAGACTTCACTAGGACTAATGTGATTCCTGGTCTTCTCACTCCCTAACCCCTTTGTCCTTTAGTTCCTCATGTATCTTTATACAGAGTTCTATTAGAGGGACTATCaggaaaatgtttctttcatAGGAACTTGAAATATCCATACATAACAGCATAAATAATACTGACCCTCCATCCAATgtcatgttcattttctttcctttgcaaaCAAATTCTGAAGACTGTTTGCTATGTATAAAGTACACAATGCCTTACATGTATTAAGTAActattcctcattttaaaaaacttagttACCtattatacagatgaagaaaccaagggtcagagatGTCAAACAACATTCTTAAGATGACAAAACTAACAGATGAGGGAACTGGGTTTTATCTGACTTGAAAGTGTACCCTcttgtttggagagagagcaagcaagcgggggaggggtagagggagagagaatcctaagcaggctccacatccaggaCAGatcccgacgtggagcttgatctcatgaccatgagattatgacctgggccaaaatcaagagtcagacacttaaccgactgagccactcaggtaccccaaaagTGTATCTTGTTAATTGCTATGCAAATACATGTAGCTGCCTATTCAGGCATCTTCTCTTGTCTGTAAACAGGTTTCTTTCACCAAACCCCTTTGGCTATTTAGGGCAAAACATTTGTCTTATTGCTacaggagaggaggagaataCAGCCTAGAATTTAAACATCTTTGGTCGGCTTCAGGGCCCaaagctaattttattttatcttgaaagTCACactttatatagagaaaaaaagatagcTTGCTTCTAAACTTTAAATGCGCTTTACATTTATGAGGCGATTTCTGCTCCATAATAGTTGACAGAGGAGTCTAAGCAGAAAGAGTAGTAGCACATACTACTGGCCTCAACTTTCTCAACCCAGCCACACATGTCTCCCTTAGCCCCCTCATCTCTAGCAAATCACCCTCCCAAACTGAACTTGAAAGTCATTAGTCCAAATGCATTAGGgaacaagaaaagagaagcctGAAGAGACGcctgaaagagaagagagactgaacatttatccaaaagataccaGAGTCCAAATAGATGGAGTTATCTGTATAACCAACTAGCTGAAGTCTCCCTTTGTTGGGACCCCTTTTCCCACCATGGGAATGGGGACTTCAGAGCAAAATCAGAACAGTTACTGAAACATTAAGAACGTAAGTCATTCTGAACACATCTGACTATAGTTTATAAATGTTTGCctccactttaaaaatattactgatcTAGAGATCCTCAAATGCAAGTAAACCTAATAGTATACTATCATGTATTAATGTTAATAAGCGCAACGCCTTGGAGGTAATGATGTCAATGTTCACATCCCCCAGTGTGGTGAACTGACCTCAAACATACACACTCAAATGTGTAACTCCTTCAGTGTATACAGACGGCTCTGCATTGTAGGGGACAAAAGACAAAGAGTAAGCATACTGACTGTtgaattaaaggagaaaattgtAAAACAGTAGTGTctattaaaaaaggagaaaaaatagtctTGATGCTACTGTAGTAGGGTCACATTGGGACTTTCATGGGACCTTGACCCTGTTGCCTTAGTGGGCCtcttcctccattaaaaaaaaaatattaaaaattctattttactactATGTTGGTATAAAGACAAACATAATCCAGACTGgatcatattcatttttttcttctgattttaaaataaagtatctcATTGGCCTCTAAAAGTAACATCAAGGGACCTTAATAATGTCCCAACTGTGCCTAATGGATAAGTCAGCCAGAGCAGATATGAAAGCAAGCTTGGCTAATTCTAGGTCAACTTCTTAATAGAGTACAAATTAATCTGTTCAGAGCAAAGAATACACTGTTCTTAAGCTGTCTAGACTATTGGGTAATCACTGGGACTGATGTCCAGAGTTAATTTGGAATAACctttgtttgatatttttgcaATGAGTTCATATCTAAATCTAATCTATCCTGCCTGCATTAATTACTGCCACTTTGCCAAAGTTGACCTGAGAGTGTATTCATTGCTGTTTTGATCTTGCTAtgaggaagaagacacagaaaacaggagaatctattttagaaaaatcttaaGATGTATAAACTAACTGAGCCCAACTGATCAGTTTCTGTTGTTGAACTGAcaggaaaagacaagacagaTCTATCAAAcagttaaataaaacattgatttGTTCCAGGTAAATTATGTCCCTAACCCTGGGAAGACAATGTGTACATTAttaataattcattaattaaCAATTAATCAATTAACATTCAAGTGCATAAAAATGAGGACTATATAACTTACCAAAACCTGCAGCCATCACTGATTTACATGGCTAATACAAAAATGTGTTATAATTTCTGATTCCTTAACAAGTGGATGGAGGCCCACAAAACTGgagattaataaaattgtttaCTTTTCACAAAACAGCATTGGCTCCCACAAATCACATCAACTTCCTACTTatcaagtatttccttttttgaaaaaggacCACACTGATTATTTCTTTCCCTACCACACTTTCTTCTGTGATAACCCAAAAGTACCCAAAATATTAAGGTTTACaatttttgcataattctttatccatctttatttatttaaaaaaaaattttaatgtttattcatttttgagagagatagagagagacagagtgcgagcgagggaggggtagagagagggagacacagaatctgatgtaggctccaggctctgatctgtcagcacagagcccaatgtggggcttgaactcacgaaccagtagatcatgacctaagccgaagtcagacgctcaagccactaagccacccaggcgccccatccatctttaaaatgcaataatgtttaaagtatgttttcaggggcgcctgggttgctcagtcggttaagcgtccgacttcagctcaggtcacgatctcgcggtctgtgggttcgagccccgcatcaggctctgggctgatggctcagagcctggagcctgcttccaattctgtgtctccctctctctctgcccctcccccgttcatgctctgtctctctctgtctcaaaaataaataaacgttaaaaaaataaatacataaataaataaagtatgttttcaaTAGGGAAGAAGAGTGGCAGTAAAAAATAGCAAGTTTTTCAGGGtgtttgagtggctcagtcggttgagtgtccaactcttgatttcagctcaggtcatgatcttggggtcatgggatcgagccctgtgtcaggctctgcactgagtctGTAGCgtgtttgagattctccctcactccctctcttcctctctctttcactctgtccttctctcccactctctctctctctcaaaaatattttagattaaaaaaaatacaatttaaaaaaatagcaagttttttttaatagtcttgaTACTAAGGGAAGTTAAGAGACATCTGAAACTAACCCAAATAAGAGATGTAGTGCTATCTTTGAGACAGCCACAATAAACTCGACATCAAAATAGACACTTCCTGATCTTGAGCACAACAGCAGCCAATGTATCAAGGCCTacaatacacttattttttttttttcaacattttttatttatttttgggacagagagagacagagcacgaacgggggaggggcagagagagagggagacacagaatcggaaacaggctccaggctccgagccatcagcccagagcctgacgcggggctcgaactcacggaccgcgagatcgtgacctggctgaagtcggacgcttaaccgactgcgccaacCAGGCGCCCCGCCTACAATACACTTATAATACACCagtatttaaaatacagactggggcgcctaggtggctcagtcagttgggtgtccaactttggcttaggtcatgagttcaagccctatgtcaggctctgtgctgagagctcagagcctggagactgctttggattctgtgtctccctctctctctgtcccacccccactccctctctgtctctctccccctgcctcaaaaataaacattaaaaaaataaaatacagacgatgaggggcacctgggtggctcagtcggttaagtctctgtcttcagctcaagtcatgatctcatggttcataagttcaagcccctcactgagctctctgctgtcagcacagagcctgctttggatcccctgtctccctctctttctgcccctcccctgcttgcactctctctctctctctctctcaattaattaattaattaaaaatacaaaaataaaataaaatacattgaggATAAAAATTTAGCAGAAACATTTGTGTCTCTTGGTGGAAAAATATCCTGAGTAATACTCCTTCAGtaactctaaaaacaaacaaaaaataagcactaatttgtaaaggaaaaataaaattgctttgcAATCTCAAAGAGGGATCTTGTCTAGGATCAGtacaagaaaaagcaaaatcaaaccaaaaatggaaacattctaGAAGTTTGATTCATGGTCAATTTTATGAATTGACATTGTAAGAGGAAGTTCATAAAGCAAGAGAAAATTAGGTGAAACCCTATCTTTTAGATgtggattttttgggggggtgggggggggtctaaGAGAGATAGCAGTGTTAACAAAAACAAAGCCCACTAAGCAACAATgccaaataatacattttaaagtgttaaaaaagaacacagttgAATTGGTTGAAACTTGACCCTACACAGACTTATTAAGTTCAGTCATATTTAATTGTATTGGTCATTGTATTTATAATGATAATAGTGATGAAGTTATGTTGACTTGAAAAGactctgtaaaataagaaaatgataacaaggaaaggaaaaagcctAATATATGACACTGTACTGGGCActagggatacaaaaataaaatagacacagCCCCAGCAGTCAATTAGCAGTAGGACAGTGGTGGTGAGGGGAAACATACAGCCAGAACATTTGAGACTATTGGTTAAGTGGATGCGATGGAACATACAAAAGGACATCCAATGTGGAAGGTGGCAGAAGCCGCTGAGAGGTAGGGAGGTCAAGATTGAAGAGGGTCAAGAAATGCTCTCGGGGGAAATGGCACCTGTTCCAAGCCAGAGGAGGTGAGAAAGGATATTCAAGCAGCAAGAACAGCATGAACAAAAATACCTATGTGTCAACAAAGGAGAGGATACAATGAGGCAAAGAGCAACTCCTATGGTGAAGCTGACTCCCCACCAAATTTTCAGATTTCATGAGGAAAAATATCCCCAAAGTAGGACTAGTGAGTTTTGAGTCATGTCTCTACCACCCGCTAGCTTATttatgtgatcttgagcaagttacctatCCTGCACCTCAATTTCTCATATCTAAAATAAggtcaggggtgcttgggtggctcagtcagctaaactttgtccgattcttgatttcagctcgggtcatgatctcacaattcgtgagactGAGCCGAGTGAGGTTCAGTGCTGACAgtaagaagcctgcttgggattttctctctctttctctgcccctctcctgctcatgcacacactctctttctcaaaataaataaataaactttataaaataatgaaataaaacaaggacAATTCAAGTTCCTAAATTATAGGATATTGGGAGGattcattaaaatatacaaaatactcAGAACAGTGCAGGGCACACACAAAATGCTTTAAGAGTTAGTTgatattgtcattattttattcttcttcttttccaccatcaccagcagcagcagcagcagcaatttACCACAAAACTGTTCTCCAAAAGGGTAGCACTACATTGCTAACAGTAATGTATAAAGTtccaatttcacttaaaaaacaaacaaacaaacaaacaaaaactctactTCTTCAGTAGGCAACAAATTGTATGTgtttcaattcaattcaaatttctttgaggaaaaaacaaGTTGGATATTTTCCATACTCATGAATTCTCTCTGTTCTACTCATATTTATTACtgagaacttcatttttttctaattgaattgCAGAGGATATAAATGTAGTCAAAATATGGACCTTTTGTCTATCATCTTGGCTACTAATGTATTTCCCATTACATTAGTAGGGAATGCCGTTTAACTTCttgtatgttgtcttttttttaatccagctcCTCCCCATGAGAAGATTTGCTCGTAATACAATTTGTTGGGCTTACATTTTACTAGTGGGCATGGTTATTCATTGCATGCATATCTGTGAGGGTGACCCGTTTTGCCTGTAACTGGATAGATGAGAAAATTCAGCTAGCCTTGCCACTTCACCTACTTGGTAAGTGCACTCCCAGTCCGCCTGCCACAGAGCCAGTTATAGCCCAGATATAGTTATAGCCCAGATGTGAAGACGTAGGAAGCTACTTCAGAATTGGGACAAAGAAGTGTTCTCCAATCAAGCTTTAAAAGAGCCTTGGGTACTTAAGAAAAGTAGCATTTTATTTCCTATATAGTTACTAATTCTTTTTGTTCATGGCTTCCCCAATAGAAAAGTATAAATGGGTTTAAGAACCAAAGTCCACCCCCATAAGCTTAATAAAACCCTACTGTTCTTTAGCATTCGGTTCAAGCACTGCCTCCTCTGGAAAGGCTGTCTTTATGCCTTCATCTAAATTGTGTTAGGTTCCCTTAACTGGGTTTCCTCCTCATGCAGAAGTTACATCCCTTCTCATATTCATATTTTAGTTTGATACTTTCTCCCAATAGTCAGTGAACCTTTTTAGAACAGGGAAAAGAAAGGTCTTCCATTCAATGTGTTGAAATATGGCAGGTCgcaatatttgtggaatgaattagTATCTTAcatacattttaagttttaaagataTGTGGGTATGTGAgtgtgcagatgtgtgtgtgtgcacagcgCTCGTCCACCATTCTTTCAACACAAATAGCCAAAACCtagataaagattttaaagttatGGCCAAATACAGAAGTTAAGATATGAGAGGTATTAAGTTAAATAGaaaacttgtattttattatctACCAAAAACAATAATGTATTGATGTCATGTAACAAAAGTTTTGCTAACTAATGAACATTTTGAGGTTGTAAGTAGGTGAATAATTATGCAGTAACACGTTTGACATTGGAAATattagttttaggggtgcctgggtggctcagttggttaaacatctgactttggctcaggtcatgatctcatggttcgtgggttcgagccctgcattgggctctgtgctaacagctcagagcttggagcctgcttcggattctgtgtctccctctctctctctgttcctccccaactcatgctctctctcactctcgctctcaaaaataaacataaaaaaattgaaaaaaagaaaatattggcttTAAAGcctaataattaataaattattattaatgctGCCAAAAAGCAGTGCTGAGATCTTGGTACTACTATTTCCTGTATTTAATTTAATGCACTACCAGTATCTtggcaaaataaacaataattataCCAGagtcacatataaaaatatttatttacatacctTTGTCATCAGTATTGAGTTTGGCTTCCAGTTCCTCTATCTTGTGTATTATTTCAAGCATTGATAGTTGCACTATATCCCTATTATTACAAATATCTTGTTAATTATGATCCAATTATAACATGAAAAGAATAACACATATCAATGCACAACTACTTTAGGAACAATTTATTATGAAATGTCTCTAATTGAAGGCATGGTTGACAATCAGAAATCAGGCAAATGGAGGCTTCTGATTACCAAGGTCGACAAGGACACTAATATGCACTAATATGCACTAAGGCTCAGAGGCCTCCATTAGACCATTAGAAACCCTTTACTCTTAACTTAAATATCATCCCAAGAAGTTGTTATCTGGCTTCTCAAAGACCAGCAAATGAACTGCAATTTATTGGAGAACGGAATAGCTAGGTAACAACTGATAATctgaaacaaagaggaaaaaagaaacactaataaaaaaaaaaaacccacacatatacacacacatacaaatagcATTCCAGAGATGATGTATTTAGGACATTAGTAAATTAGCACATTAACTATTAAAATTTGAtgaccaaggggcacctgggtggctcagtcggtcaagcggccgacttcagctcaggtcacgatctcacagtccgagagttcgagccctgcatcgggctctgtgctgaccgctcagagcctggagactgtttcagattctgtgtctccctctctctctgaccctcccccattcatgctctgtctctctctctctctgtcaaaaataaaataaacataaaaatgttttttttttaatttgatgaccGAATCATTTATGCACTATGTATTTTTGGTTGCCTATTATGTCAAAGCATTGTGCCAAATGCTTAAAATACTACAGTGAATAAGTGAACTGAACAATAGTAACAGCAGCGGCTTCCACTGAATGCTTATTATAAGCGGATGAGAAGTGCTTTACATTCTTTTCACtcaatcctgccaacaaccacatCAAGTGTAATAGTTCTTACACCTATCTTAGAGTTCAGAAAACTGAAGCTTAGTGGTTCATTAACTGGCCCAAGATCAGGTACTTACTAAGTGataagagctgggatttgaatttaTGCAGGATTCCTCTAAGTACTTGCTCTTAGAGTCTACTGCCTAAGGGAATATACAACCTGTCCCCAGAATGTTTATGGTTTAGTACCAGATCAAGAAATAACTAACTAAAATAGTGTGGCTGGAGCCAATAGAGGAAAGCTCAGGAAGCTTTAGGGCACATAAGAGGGTCTAAATCTTGTGGGGCTGGCTGGTGGGACTggggttattaaaaaaaaaaaaaacttaaagtgtTTCAAAGATTTAATATGAAGTATAATATTgagtatttttaagtatataggaGAGGCGTCATTTTTACAAAATGCCaccattttttaagttcttctaaAGGGATGGGATGAAAGATAAGCATAACTAaacaaaacctttggaatttgaAACAGAAAAGCTGAATTTAGTGGAACATGAAAACCAGACACATAGGTTAGCATTACAGTATACGCACACAATACACTCCCATCTGATCTGATCCTAAAGACAGAAAATCCTATCTCAAAATCTGCCTGTTTCTAATACCAAATGCTTAATCAAAGAAGCAAATGAATCTTTCctataaaacactgattttaGATGTCGCCTGATCTCCGCGGGTATTAATCACACTGCTTGTGTCACATTGACCTCAGGGGGTTCAGCTTTGAAGGGCGGAGCACACACAGTCCTTGTGCTCCTTGAGCATTTCCTTGAGCTACGTGTACCTGAACCCTACACGTGCGCGAAAGTCCGCGCGCCGCCCTTCAACTCACTTCTGACGGATTTCTTCCAGTAACTCCTTTTCAAGGCGGTCGGTGCTCACGCCGTCGAAGTTGGcgcctcttccttcctccataGTGTCAGTTCAGAAACGTCCCACGCCCTTCCCCTCTTACAGCTCACACCACAAGACCTGACACCCTCCCAGAAGCTGGGAGCGTGAGGGCATTGTCTCGAGCTGTCACTAAGGTTTACTGATTCACAGTCGCCCGCTCTCGGCGCCTCGCGGTGACGTCACAGGGCGTTGCCCGGGAGCCGCGAAGGGCATTCCGAGCGAGTCGGGGAGCAGTACGTAGGCTGAGCCTTGGAGTGCTGTTAAAACAGAAAGAGGTCTCGCTGCCCCGGGAACACTTCGTCGAGAAAAGTTCCTCAGTGCCCGAAACCTGCGGCCTCATTCCTTTTCCCAAACTGGTGGAGGGGGCACGTGCACCAGCCACGTGGCCAACTGCAAGAGAGTAAGGAACCATTGGCTCTAGTGCTGTTTTAAACACTGACCCAAGCCCACTCTTCACTTTACTCTTAGCCCTTGTTAGGGAAATGCGGAATCCAAGAATGGTTGTGTCTTTCTTTGCTTCAGTTTACTGAGTACCAAAGGCTCTGGTTAAGCGTGAGGAGGAGCAGACCCTGAGAAGGCACTGCCTGACCTCTGAGTTTCCAGTCCAGATTGTTCTGtctttgagttttgacaaatctgGGGACTGATTGTCCATGGACATAGCTCAGAGCTGCCCACTACAGTTTGAAATTTCAAGCTTATATTTGTAATCACAAAGTTTGCATTCTGCTCCTGATAGGTCTGTGCTTCAGTATTATCCCTGGCTCCCATCCATCTTTGACTAGAAAGATTGATCTGCCTTTTCCTTTGACTTCTCTGGTGCATTTTCCCTACTGTGAATCAGTTTGAGAAGTGTGAATGTGAGACCTTGTTGTCTGACAGAAATCAGCACTAGTACTCTGGTACagaatttattttgcttactGCTTCATCTTTAGTGCTGAGAAGAGGGACCCTTAGTAGTTATGTACTGGTTATGCTAATAAAcgacaatttcttttttaagcataAAAAGCACATGTGGTAAGTGCTTGTTTCATTTGGTTGCTGCTTATCAGCATATTTTTGCAAAGTTGATAAtttatgggaaaaatataaatagcaaaaGTTTTCGACCTATGGTTGCTACACTTAAAGTTTGTATAAAATAGAATTGTTCATTAAATGTGTGCTGCAGCTAAGTAAAGTCTTCAATTAGAAAGTAggttttaaaggagaaaagagattcAGGAAGTTTAAAAATCTCTATATTGGGGGATATTTTAAGCATGGGGACAGTTTGGAATTGAATTGTTTGAATAGAACATAAATGTAGTAAGTAACACATTTGATGGATAACATGTTTAATGTCCAAAAGAACAACCCAGATTTTGTAggcaaaagagaattttaagcattttGAAGAACCACTGCAATTAATATCAATTACGTACAAAGAGATGCTAAATATgttcactgctttaaaaataaaacctacaggggcgcctgggtggctcagtcggttaatcgtccgacttcagcctaggtcatgaactcacggttcatgagtttgagccctgcatcaggctctgtgctgacagctcagagtctggagtcagcttcggaatctgtgtctccctctctctctgcccctccctagctctctctctctctctctctctctctctctctctctctgttaggaaataaataaacttaaaaaaaataaaacctacagttagtttaaaaagaagtgtaatatgaagggcacctgggtggcccagttggttgagcatccaactcttggttttggctcaggtcatgatctcacagtttgtgagttcaagccctgctctccaccccccagcactgtactgatggtgcagaacctgcttgggattctctctctctctctctctctctctctctctctctctcctctcctctcctgcttgctctcaagataaaaccttaaaaaaataaaaataaaacataaaaagaagtgTAATATGAAAGAATTCTGTCAATTACTCAAGTGGTGTGGCAAATCCTGCACTCCCACTTTTGTGCTCAGCCTGGGACAGGTTGTGGGGAGCAAGTTGCAGGTCTCCTCTCAGACACTCACCGGCGTCTATTCCCTGCCTTAGgggctttctcctttcttccctggcCAGAGTTCTCAGTTCTTCTCTCTTATAGACTCTCCTATAGACTTataggagtgggggtgggagagagataGGGATGGTAGAGGGATAGTCATGTATTATCTATTCTTCCAAATCTTTATGATTTGCACCTAAACAATAGCTTTTGAAATATCAAAAGCCGAGAATTGATGTTTTTGTTCTCTGGTTTCTTTGTAGAACCCCCTGCTTCTTTGGGTCAGGAGGAGCAAGAACTCTCTCCACCTGTAATGCTACTTCCAGATCACTACTCTTCCATCTTCATGTAAAAACTCACACCTCtggtgctgattcataggggcacacgtaccccaatgtttatagc contains the following coding sequences:
- the CCDC169 gene encoding coiled-coil domain-containing protein 169 isoform X3, encoding MEEGRGANFDGVSTDRLEKELLEEIRQKDIVQLSMLEIIHKIEELEAKLNTDDKGGEWKVRYETQLELNDQLEKQIVSLEEKMKKICGNPSDRLSFIRVYEKMPVESLNILLKQLEKEKRRLKNQVKDYALRLEQESKAYHKTNNECHTYLAEMSQVSDSYQVSKRQQMDQLPRMKENSVKMDTRELGEKAKGKI